The following are encoded in a window of bacterium SCSIO 12643 genomic DNA:
- a CDS encoding YceI family protein, which produces MKRIILSAFVLGAVLTSCSDGGTKVESKEAEVVEVKATETTQTYSVVAEGSYVDWKAAHLGGVQPRFGKIMIGKAEVSTNDNKLANAMIEMDMASFTVENFEDEESKMKLTGHLQSDDFFKIEAFPTSTFELTGVEAQTGEYNSKLTGNLTILGVAKSISFLANVNVSDEAVAVKSENFAIDRTEWGLTYNVEGTEGVPADYLIANDINFTVDVKITK; this is translated from the coding sequence ATGAAAAGAATAATATTATCTGCTTTTGTATTAGGGGCAGTTTTAACATCTTGTTCTGATGGCGGAACAAAAGTAGAAAGTAAAGAAGCAGAGGTAGTTGAAGTAAAAGCAACTGAAACCACTCAAACTTATTCTGTGGTAGCAGAAGGAAGTTACGTAGACTGGAAAGCTGCACATTTAGGTGGAGTGCAACCTCGTTTTGGAAAAATCATGATTGGTAAAGCTGAAGTTTCAACAAATGATAACAAGTTGGCTAATGCGATGATTGAAATGGACATGGCTTCATTTACGGTAGAGAATTTTGAAGATGAAGAGTCTAAAATGAAATTGACTGGTCACTTACAAAGTGATGATTTCTTCAAGATTGAAGCATTTCCTACATCTACTTTTGAATTAACCGGAGTGGAAGCTCAAACAGGAGAGTACAATTCTAAATTAACAGGTAACTTAACGATTTTAGGTGTAGCTAAGAGTATTTCTTTTCTTGCAAACGTTAACGTTTCTGACGAAGCAGTAGCTGTAAAATCAGAAAACTTTGCGATTGACAGAACAGAGTGGGGATTAACTTACAACGTAGAAGGAACTGAAGGTGTACCAGCTGATTATTTGATCGCAAATGACATCAACTTTACGGTAGATGTTAAGATTACAAAATAA
- a CDS encoding pirin family protein — MEKRGLLKFQEPRNGIQYIVNTDIRTELKPLVFFDAGKFTRSDDGFTIGYHPHSGIGIITYFHGTDLHHKDSADHPGVIHDGGMQWIRAGKGVWHEEGYHRKHNAQTTGEWTGSIHQLWIQLPPELEESEVVYENLPSDEIAVHDHVKVLAGTYQGVKGKIDLPIEMTYLDVSLKAGETWKFETPKGQTTGFVFTRDGAIKLNEELIENNKMAILEHKEGVLQVEAHNENSNFIVVLAKPESYPSVTHGGQIHTNEESLLRSLEHIKKIGGDLKS; from the coding sequence ATGGAAAAGAGAGGATTATTAAAATTTCAAGAACCTAGAAATGGGATACAATATATTGTGAACACTGACATCAGAACAGAATTAAAACCATTGGTGTTTTTTGATGCGGGTAAATTTACCAGATCAGATGATGGTTTTACCATTGGGTATCATCCACATTCCGGGATCGGAATTATTACCTATTTTCATGGAACAGATTTACACCATAAGGACAGTGCAGATCATCCTGGAGTTATTCATGATGGTGGCATGCAATGGATTCGTGCCGGAAAAGGAGTGTGGCATGAAGAAGGTTATCATCGAAAACATAATGCGCAAACTACCGGAGAATGGACGGGGTCAATTCACCAACTTTGGATTCAGTTACCTCCAGAGCTAGAAGAGAGTGAGGTAGTGTACGAGAATTTACCATCGGACGAAATTGCTGTTCATGATCATGTGAAAGTACTTGCAGGAACTTATCAGGGGGTGAAGGGAAAAATTGACTTACCGATAGAAATGACCTATTTGGATGTCTCTCTTAAAGCCGGAGAGACCTGGAAATTTGAAACACCAAAAGGTCAAACTACAGGATTCGTTTTTACACGTGACGGGGCCATAAAATTGAATGAAGAATTAATTGAGAATAATAAAATGGCCATCCTGGAACATAAAGAAGGAGTGTTACAGGTAGAAGCACACAATGAAAACTCAAATTTTATAGTGGTTTTAGCTAAGCCGGAATCATATCCATCGGTAACACATGGAGGTCAGATTCATACCAATGAAGAATCACTTTTAAGAAGTCTGGAACACATCAAAAAAATAGGGGGAGACCTTAAATCATAG
- a CDS encoding MATE family efflux transporter: protein MSATSNFGTERISKLLLQQAIPAGIGILVLSIYSLVDTIFIGRYIGGIGIAAITIVSPITFLVSSIGLGIGMGGGSLISLNLGEGNVNRAKQILGNQSLLVLLLSAVIMGLGFLFYDGILQMFGARGASLLASQEYFFFTLWGLPFFMGQMMLNNVLRAEGNAQAAMIVLGLPSIINILLDAVFIIVLDMGLNGVALATALSQAIGVIIGVIFLLRKSQIIPSLSDFKWSTKLVKSIAGLGSVQFLSQATMSIVVVFANNLLMKYGGDLAISAYGLVIRITMFAFFPVMGIVQGFMPIAGFNYGAGKQNRVKEAIHKSFLSSTIIAFSIMILAMLGAESIVGVFTDESDLILMASVVMYWVFSAYPLLGIQQVSTAYFQAIGKARPALWLTLVKQIILIPTLFILPLFFQLDGIWYGFPISEVSTTLIAYSSFRRELKLNQA, encoded by the coding sequence ATGAGTGCAACTTCAAATTTTGGAACTGAACGAATCAGTAAATTATTGTTACAGCAAGCTATTCCCGCAGGAATAGGAATTTTGGTGTTATCAATTTATAGCCTGGTCGATACCATTTTTATTGGGAGATATATCGGAGGGATTGGTATTGCAGCAATTACAATTGTTTCACCTATTACATTTTTAGTCTCGTCCATTGGTTTGGGGATAGGAATGGGCGGAGGCTCACTAATTTCTTTGAATCTGGGAGAAGGAAATGTAAATCGGGCAAAACAAATTCTTGGAAATCAGAGTTTATTAGTGCTCTTGTTGAGTGCAGTAATTATGGGCCTTGGGTTTCTGTTTTATGATGGAATCTTACAAATGTTTGGTGCCCGGGGAGCATCTTTATTAGCGTCTCAGGAGTATTTCTTTTTTACACTTTGGGGACTCCCATTTTTTATGGGACAGATGATGCTCAACAATGTTTTACGTGCAGAAGGGAATGCGCAAGCGGCCATGATTGTTTTGGGTTTACCGTCAATTATTAATATTCTCCTGGACGCTGTTTTTATCATCGTTTTAGATATGGGATTAAATGGAGTAGCTTTGGCTACCGCGTTATCACAAGCTATTGGAGTGATAATAGGTGTGATTTTTCTACTGCGTAAAAGTCAGATAATTCCTTCACTTTCTGATTTTAAATGGAGCACCAAATTGGTGAAATCAATTGCGGGATTAGGATCTGTTCAGTTTTTGAGTCAGGCGACCATGAGCATTGTAGTTGTATTTGCCAATAACCTATTGATGAAATACGGTGGAGACCTGGCTATTTCTGCATATGGATTGGTGATCAGAATTACCATGTTTGCGTTTTTTCCGGTGATGGGAATCGTACAGGGTTTCATGCCCATCGCGGGATTTAACTATGGCGCTGGGAAGCAAAACCGGGTAAAAGAAGCGATTCATAAATCATTTTTGAGTTCTACAATCATTGCATTTTCAATCATGATTTTGGCCATGTTGGGTGCTGAAAGTATTGTAGGTGTTTTTACAGACGAATCTGATCTGATACTAATGGCTTCTGTGGTGATGTATTGGGTTTTCTCAGCATATCCGTTATTGGGAATTCAGCAAGTCAGTACAGCATATTTTCAGGCTATAGGAAAGGCACGACCTGCACTTTGGTTGACATTGGTAAAGCAAATCATATTGATTCCAACTTTATTTATTCTGCCATTGTTTTTTCAGTTAGATGGCATCTGGTACGGCTTTCCGATTTCTGAAGTGAGTACGACTCTTATTGCGTACTCTTCTTTTAGAAGAGAATTAAAATTAAATCAAGCATAA